A window from Aliamphritea hakodatensis encodes these proteins:
- a CDS encoding LysR family transcriptional regulator, with protein MDSNSLQAFVTVADKESFSLAAEQLFLTQSAISKRIALLEEQLDSKLFDRIGRKVSLTEAGNTLLPQARQILRQLQDAKRSLHDLQGQVSGNLSMAASHHISLHRLPPVLRRFTKECPEVDLDLRFDASEIAYEGVLKGDLELALITLSPQPHKQIHAQKVWDDPLRYVVSPDHPLAGKPSVSLEELTAYNAILSGSATFTRQIAAQQFSHPELRLKTAMSTNYLDTIRMMVTIGLGWSLLPDTMINRDLSVLNVDAPPVSRQLGYISHKERTLSKAAQRFIEMLEANSST; from the coding sequence ATGGACAGTAACAGCCTGCAAGCCTTCGTCACCGTTGCCGACAAGGAGTCATTTTCCCTCGCAGCAGAACAGCTGTTTCTGACTCAGTCAGCCATCAGCAAACGCATCGCCCTGTTAGAAGAACAGCTGGACAGCAAGCTGTTCGACCGCATTGGCCGTAAAGTCAGCCTCACTGAAGCCGGCAACACATTACTGCCCCAGGCCCGGCAGATACTGCGCCAGCTGCAGGATGCCAAACGTTCACTGCACGACCTGCAGGGGCAGGTCAGCGGCAACCTGTCGATGGCCGCCAGCCACCATATCAGTCTGCACAGGCTGCCCCCGGTACTGCGCCGCTTCACCAAAGAATGCCCGGAAGTGGATCTGGACCTGCGCTTTGATGCGTCAGAAATTGCCTACGAAGGGGTCCTGAAAGGCGACCTTGAACTGGCGCTGATCACATTATCCCCCCAGCCCCATAAACAGATCCATGCGCAAAAGGTCTGGGATGATCCGCTGCGCTACGTGGTCAGCCCGGACCATCCACTGGCCGGCAAGCCCAGCGTCAGCCTGGAAGAACTGACCGCCTATAACGCGATACTCTCCGGATCAGCCACTTTCACCCGGCAAATTGCCGCCCAGCAGTTCAGCCATCCGGAACTGCGACTGAAAACAGCCATGTCCACCAACTATCTGGATACCATCCGCATGATGGTGACAATCGGGCTGGGCTGGAGCCTGCTCCCGGACACCATGATAAACCGGGATCTCAGCGTACTGAATGTTGATGCTCCCCCGGTCAGCCGCCAACTCGGCTATATAAGCCATAAGGAACGCACCCTGAGCAAGGCCGCCCAGCGTTTCATCGAAATGCTGGAAGCGAACAGCAGTACCTAA
- a CDS encoding poly(R)-hydroxyalkanoic acid synthase subunit PhaE, which produces MTKAGQTPTDLWLEQQQAFWEALQAGQNAPPVSGWQSFMHDNPYESETHSDSLTQLLSQNQQLAAEFADLYRDFATRQAGPDNSSDTLQTLISGLQALLEEKAGSLLAKNWQLSSLLKPQNQQSLQAWQKALDDYFRQLNEQADSLPDNLISQTHKAQLKTFHEHCKSCRNAFSALNTQHQGILQATTDNLRDLLQKQPPESLKQLLDQWTDCYEQAYARQVYTPEYQSTHAAFNNSLLKIISLQQSLCQPDNTQRLMPGFVSQQDYRQSLKQQHLLRKQVKAQQQTITQLEQRLSQLEARFANSDGTDTAGQQ; this is translated from the coding sequence ATGACCAAAGCAGGCCAAACGCCAACCGACCTCTGGCTGGAACAGCAGCAGGCATTCTGGGAAGCACTGCAGGCAGGCCAAAATGCCCCGCCGGTTTCAGGCTGGCAGTCATTTATGCACGACAACCCCTATGAATCTGAAACACACAGCGACAGCCTCACACAGCTGCTCAGTCAGAATCAGCAGCTGGCTGCCGAATTTGCTGATCTGTACAGGGACTTTGCAACCCGTCAGGCCGGCCCGGACAACAGCAGCGACACATTGCAGACACTGATCAGCGGTTTACAGGCGTTACTGGAAGAAAAAGCCGGCAGCCTGTTAGCAAAAAACTGGCAACTGAGCAGCCTGCTGAAACCACAAAACCAGCAATCACTGCAGGCATGGCAAAAGGCGCTGGACGATTACTTCCGGCAGCTTAACGAACAGGCAGACAGCCTGCCCGATAATCTGATCAGCCAGACACACAAAGCGCAGCTGAAAACATTCCACGAACACTGTAAGTCCTGCCGGAACGCCTTCTCCGCTTTAAATACTCAGCATCAGGGAATTCTTCAGGCCACCACCGACAACCTCCGCGACCTGCTGCAGAAACAGCCGCCGGAAAGCCTTAAGCAGCTACTGGATCAGTGGACTGACTGTTACGAACAGGCGTACGCCCGGCAAGTGTATACGCCGGAGTACCAAAGTACCCACGCAGCGTTTAACAACAGTTTGCTGAAAATCATCAGCCTGCAACAGTCGCTTTGCCAGCCGGACAACACTCAGCGGTTAATGCCGGGATTCGTCAGCCAGCAGGACTACCGGCAAAGCCTGAAGCAGCAACACCTGTTACGTAAACAGGTTAAAGCTCAGCAACAGACCATCACACAACTGGAACAACGGCTCAGCCAGCTCGAAGCCCGGTTTGCAAACAGCGACGGTACTGACACGGCAGGACAACAGTGA
- the leuD gene encoding 3-isopropylmalate dehydratase small subunit translates to MRKFNQHSGIAVPLDRANVDTDMIIPKQFLKSIKRSGFGPNLFDELRYLDEGLPDQDCSGRPVNEEFVLNLPRYKGASVLLARENFGCGSSREHAPWALDDYGFRSVIAPSFAEIFYNNCFKNGLLPIVLSEAQVDQLFTEVAANEGYELTVDLERQVVVTPSGAEMAFEIDDFRKHCLLNGLDDIGLTLQHADDIRAYEAKARAASPWLFDAIR, encoded by the coding sequence ATGAGAAAGTTTAATCAGCACAGCGGGATTGCCGTACCTTTAGACCGTGCCAACGTTGACACGGATATGATCATCCCGAAGCAGTTTCTGAAGTCCATCAAGCGTTCCGGCTTTGGTCCGAACCTGTTTGATGAGTTGCGCTACCTTGATGAAGGTTTACCTGATCAGGATTGCAGCGGCCGTCCGGTGAATGAAGAGTTTGTACTGAACCTGCCCCGCTATAAAGGTGCCAGCGTATTACTGGCCCGGGAAAACTTTGGTTGTGGTTCAAGCCGTGAGCACGCGCCGTGGGCGCTGGATGACTACGGTTTCCGTTCGGTGATTGCACCGAGCTTTGCAGAAATTTTCTATAACAACTGCTTTAAGAACGGTTTATTGCCAATCGTCCTGAGCGAAGCACAGGTTGATCAGCTGTTCACTGAAGTTGCTGCGAATGAAGGCTATGAACTGACCGTTGATCTTGAGCGTCAGGTGGTTGTCACGCCGTCCGGTGCTGAAATGGCATTTGAAATTGACGATTTCCGTAAGCATTGTTTGCTGAACGGTCTGGATGATATTGGTCTGACGTTGCAGCATGCTGATGATATCCGTGCTTATGAAGCCAAAGCCCGCGCCGCAAGCCCGTGGTTGTTTGACGCGATCCGTTAA
- the leuC gene encoding 3-isopropylmalate dehydratase large subunit — MAGKTLYDKLFEQHLVRMNEDGSALIYIDRQVLHEVTSPQAFEGLRIAGRQPWRIDANIATPDHNVPTTERSGGVEEIVDPVSKIQVKTLDENCDDFGILEFKMNDQRQGIVHVMAPEQGAILPGVTAVCGDSHTATLGALGALAHGIGTSEVEHVLATQCLITKKMKNMLVRVDGELGMGVTPKDVILHIIGVIGTAGGTGYAIEFGGDVFRNMTMEGRMTVSNMAIEAGARVGLVAVDQTTVDYVEGRPFAPKGAQWDAAVAAWQDLVSDADAEFDEVVEIKAADIEPQVTWGTSPEMVVGVSELVPNPSNEADPVKVDGIERALKYMGLDADQKITDIQLDRVFIGSCTNSRIEDLRDAAKVVEGRKVAGNIIQALVVPGSGLVKEQAEAEGLHKIFTEAGLEWREPGCSMCLAMNPDKLGAGEHCASTSNRNFEGRQGFGGRTHLVSPAMAAAAAIAGHFVDVREMVKA; from the coding sequence ATGGCTGGCAAGACGTTATATGACAAGTTGTTCGAGCAACACCTGGTCCGCATGAATGAAGACGGCAGTGCGTTAATTTATATTGACCGTCAGGTACTGCACGAAGTGACTTCACCACAGGCATTTGAGGGGCTGCGTATTGCCGGCCGTCAGCCGTGGCGGATTGATGCGAACATCGCGACCCCGGACCATAACGTACCGACTACGGAGCGTTCCGGTGGTGTGGAAGAGATTGTTGATCCGGTGTCTAAGATTCAGGTGAAAACCCTGGATGAGAACTGTGATGATTTCGGCATTCTGGAATTTAAAATGAACGATCAGCGTCAGGGTATCGTTCACGTAATGGCGCCTGAACAGGGGGCTATTTTACCGGGTGTAACCGCCGTTTGCGGTGATTCCCATACTGCAACCCTGGGTGCGCTGGGTGCGCTGGCGCACGGTATCGGTACGTCTGAGGTTGAGCACGTGCTGGCAACCCAGTGTCTGATTACCAAGAAAATGAAGAACATGCTGGTTCGCGTTGATGGCGAACTGGGTATGGGGGTGACGCCAAAGGATGTCATCCTGCACATTATCGGTGTTATCGGCACGGCTGGTGGTACCGGCTATGCGATTGAGTTTGGCGGTGATGTATTCCGTAACATGACGATGGAAGGCCGGATGACGGTCAGTAACATGGCGATTGAAGCCGGTGCTCGTGTGGGACTGGTGGCAGTGGACCAGACCACGGTTGATTACGTTGAAGGCCGTCCTTTTGCGCCAAAAGGTGCGCAGTGGGATGCGGCGGTTGCTGCCTGGCAGGATCTGGTCTCTGATGCGGATGCAGAGTTTGATGAGGTGGTTGAAATTAAAGCCGCTGATATTGAACCGCAGGTTACCTGGGGCACGTCACCGGAGATGGTGGTAGGTGTTTCTGAGCTGGTGCCGAATCCTTCAAATGAAGCGGACCCGGTTAAAGTTGACGGCATTGAGCGTGCGCTGAAGTATATGGGGCTGGATGCTGATCAGAAGATTACGGATATCCAGCTGGACCGCGTGTTTATCGGTTCGTGCACCAATTCCCGGATCGAAGATTTACGGGATGCTGCGAAGGTTGTTGAAGGCCGTAAAGTCGCCGGTAACATTATTCAGGCACTGGTGGTGCCGGGTTCCGGTCTGGTGAAAGAGCAGGCGGAAGCGGAAGGTCTGCATAAGATCTTTACGGAAGCGGGCCTTGAATGGCGCGAGCCGGGCTGTTCTATGTGTCTGGCGATGAACCCGGATAAGTTAGGTGCCGGTGAGCATTGTGCCTCTACCTCTAACCGTAACTTTGAAGGCCGTCAGGGCTTTGGTGGCCGTACCCATCTGGTGAGCCCGGCGATGGCTGCAGCAGCAGCGATTGCAGGTCACTTTGTAGACGTTCGTGAAATGGTTAAGGCATAA